A window of Blautia argi genomic DNA:
CCATTTCTGCACCTTCATTGATGGCTTCCATTAATTCTGTGTAAGATGGGTGTATCATACTTCTTCTCCTTTCTTAAATACAGCAATTTCTTCTGTGATTTTTTCTATAAAAGACTCCCGGTTTTTCACCGTGTCATGCTGGCTCTGAATAATCTTGTGCATGGTATCCACGCAGGTTTCGATTTCATCATTAATCAGGATATAATCGTATTTCGGCATGCCCTTTGCCTCTTCTGCAGCTCTTGCCAGTCTGGATTCAATCACGTCCATACTCTCTGTACCTCTGTTTACCAGACGGCGTTTCAATTCCTCTGCACTTGGCGGTGTTACAAAAAGCAGGAGAGTTTCCGGCAACTTTTCCTTTACCTTTAACGCACCCTGGATTTCAATTTCCAGAATCACGTCTTTTCCGGCATTTAACTGCTTCTCTACATATGCCTTTGGTGTTCCGTAATAATTTTCTACATACTGCGCATACTCAATCAATGCGTCCTGAAGAATCAGCTCTTCAAATTCCTGCTTTGTATGGAAAAAGTATTCTCTGCCATGCTCCTCACCCGGTCTGGGCGCTCTGGTTGTGGCAGAAATCGACAGGGCATAATTGTCATACTTCTCCAACAGACGTTTCATCAGTGTTCCTTTTCCGGCACCGGAAAATCCGGATACCACTACTAAAATTCCTTTATCAGCCATCATATTCCCCTTTTGTTTCGTTTTCTGAAAATGTTCCAAAACGCTTTGCAATGGTTTCCGGCTGCAGAGCAGATAACACAAGCATATCTCCGTCTGTAATCAGCACTGCCTTGGTCTTTCTTCCCTGGGTAGCGTCTACAGACCTGCCAGACTCCTTTGCTGCCTGTACCAGCCGTTTAATCGGGGCTGCGTCCGGGCTTACTACTGCTACAATTTTGTCCATATTCACAACATTTCCAAATCCGATATTTAAAAGCTTTGCCATTGCTTTTCCTGCCTTTATTCAATATTTTGAATCTGTTCCCGGATTTTCTCGATTTCTGTCTTTAAATCAATGGCAAGATTAGAGGTTTCCAAATCGTTTGCCTTAGACAGAATAGTGTTTGCTTCCCGGTTCATTTCCTGTGCAATAAAGTCCAGCTTTCTGCCAATGCCGTCTTCTTCTGAAAGCACCTGTCCCATATGTACAATATGGCTTTTCAGACGCACGGTTTCCTCGTCTGTACAGATTTTATCTGCAAAGAGAACCACCTCTGCCGCAATACGGCTTTCTTCTATCTGGGTATCTGCCAAAAGCTCCTTTACCTTTGTTTCCAGCTTTTCTCTGTACTCCCTGATAATCTCCGGATATCTCACCTCTACCTGTGTGACCTTTTTATCCATGTCTGCCAGCTTCTGCAAAATATCCTGTTTTAAATGCGCACCCTCTCTGGTTCTGGTTTCCACAAACTGCTCCGCAGCCTTGCGAAGCACGGCTTCCAATGCGCCCCAGAGTTCCTTCTCATCGCTTTCCTGCTCTTCCATGGTCAGCACCTCCGGATATCTGGAAAGGGCTGCTGCGTCCACCTCATCGTCCAGTCTGAAATCTTCGCTTATCCGGCGCAGACATTCCATGTACTGGGCTGCAAGCTCCTGATTGTACTTTACCGCCATTTTTCCCTGAGTATAGTCTTCACAGGTGATGAACAAATCCACCTTTCCCCTCTGGATATACTCCTTTAAAAGAGAACGGATAGAAGCTTCAAATACACTGAATTTCTTAGGCATTCTCATATTAATGTCCAGATAACGGTGATTGACAGATTTCATCTCTACTGTAATTTTCTTCTCTTCGTCTAACAATTCGGCTCTGCCAAAGCCGGTCATGCTTTTTATCATGTCTGAACTCTTTCTTATGTCCTTGATTTACCGTAAGGCATAAACATACATGGTTATTATAAGCCAATCACACAAACCCGTCAAATATTTTTTTGCCTGAGTGGGAAATTTATGATAAAATGAGTTCCAAACAGAAAGGAGATTTATTATGGCTTTTGACGGAATTACCATTGCCGGCATGGTAAAGGAATTTAAGGAAACCATTGTTGGCGGCAAAATCAATAAAATTGCACAGCCGGAACCAGACGAGCTGCTGCTTACCATAAAGAACAACAAAACCCAGTATCGGCTGCTGCTTTCAGCCAGCGCTTCTCTTCCTCTTATCTATTTTACAGATAAGAACAAGACCAGCCCTCTGACAGCTCCCAATTTCTGCATGCTTTTGAGAAAGCATGTAGGAAGCGGCAAGATTACAGCTGTAACGCAGCCGGATATGGAGCGTTCCATTGAGTTTCGCATTGAACATCTAAACGAACTGGGAGATTTGTGCTTTAAAACTCTGGTCGTGGAAATCATGGGCAAACACAGCAATATTATTTTCCTAAATGAAGACCGCATGATTCTGGACAGCATCAAACATGTGTCCTGCAATGTCAGCTCTGTCCGGGAGGTACTTCCCGGAAGGGATTATTTTCTTCCCAAAACACAGGAAAAAGCAAACCCATTGAACCTTTCCAAAGATACCTTTTATGACATGGTATATACAAAGCCCATGGCAGTGTCCAAGGGGATTTACACCTCTTTGACCGGTATCAGCCCCTGTATTGCCGAGGAAATCTGTTTTCGCGCCTCTGTGGACGGAAGCCTTTCCCCTCAGGCTCTTAATGACGCTGCAAAAGAGCATTTGTTCCACACCTTTATCCGTGTCATGGAAGATGTGAAAAATGGGGACTTTCAACCCAATATTGTGTACAATGCCAAGGGTGAACCTCTGGAATACGCAGCCATTCCTCTGACAAAATATACACAGGCAGAGAAAAAAGACTTTCCCTCCATGTCCGCCGTGCTGGAGCAATATTATGCACAGAAGGATCAGATTACCCGCATCCGCCAGAAATCTTCGGATCTGCGGCGCATTGTCCAGACTGCTCTGGAACGCAACCGCAAAAAGTACGACCTGCAGACAAAGCAGATGAAGGATACAGAAAAAATGGACAAGTACAAGGTCTACGGGGAACTGATTAATACTTATGGCTATAATCTGGAAAGCGGCTGCAAATCCTTCCAGGCCTTAAACTACTATACCAATGAAGAAATCACCATTCCTCTGGACAGTACCATCACCCCCCAGGAAAATGCAAAAAAATATTTTGACCGCTACAACAAGCTGAAACGAACCGCACAGGCTCTTGAGGAACAGTTAAAGGAAACCTATGATGAGATTCTCCATCTGGAATCCGTCAGCACGGCTCTGGATATTGCCCTGACAGAAAGCGATCTGTCCCAGATTAAGGAAGAACTGACAGAATGTGGATATATAAAAAAACATTACACCAAAAAGAAAAAAGCACTGGAAAAATCAAAGCCTCTGCATTATATCTCCAGTGACGGCTATCACATTTATGTGGGGAAAAACAATTATCAGAACGAAGAACTGACCTTCAAATTTGCCACAGGCAATGACTGGTGGTTCCATGCAAAGAAAATGGCTGGCTCCCATGTCATTGTGAAAAGCAATAACGAAGAGCTGCCGGACAGAACCTTTGAAGAGGCAGGGCGGCTGGCTGCTTATTATTCCAGCGGGCGCACCGCTCCCAAGGTGGAAATCGACTATATTCAGAAAAAACATGTGAAAAAGCCCAATGGCTCAAAACCGGGCTTTGTGGTGTACTACACCAACTATTCGCTTATGATTGAACCTGATATTTCCGGAATCCGGTTGGCAGAGGAACTTTAATTCCTGTGTTCAGATAAGTTTTACCCTTCTAAAATCCAAATGGGAGATTGCACAAAATCTGTGTATCTCCCATTTTTTCAATATATCATCTTAAATCCCTTTCCTGTACAACGTATAGGAATACACAAAAGGAATCCCTGCTGTCAAAACCAGCAAAAGCACAACTCCGACCTTTACCATAATCTCCGGTGCAAATGCCAGAAGCATCATGAGAAGTCCACCGAAAATCCACAGATAACCTGCCAGATGATGGGTCTTTCTCCAGTTTTCATCGCTGTTTAAGGTCCAGGGTGTCTTAATTCCCTGGGTATAATTTCGTCTGCACCGGGGCAGATAATTTCCGATAATCAAAAACAACAGCCCTATCAGAATCGGCACAATACGCTCTATGGGGATTTCATATCCCAACCCCCACAGCAGAGAGCAGGGAACCAGAAGAATGGACAGCACCGGAGAAAACCATTTTCCTATGGTGCGAAGCACTCCCTCTATATTTTTCCGCTTCGGATCTGTATTCATACAAAAGTGAACCAGCATGTTCACGACTGCCATTCCCATGGGAAGCGCAAATACAGTGACTGCTTTTGACATATACTGTCCTGTTGTTCCGTCCGCATACCATTTTGTGGGGATTTCCTGGGGAAGTTTGTTGTAAACCGCTATCCCAAACACAATGGGAAGCAAACATAAAATGGTAGATAAAAGCATTTCTTTACTGTTTTTCTTCATGTTCTTTCCCTCCAAACTGTGAGAACCATAACATTACTTCTTCAAATACAGTAACGTTAATCTCATAAAATACATAATTCTTATACTTACTCTCCAATATCAAACCCGCTTTTTTTAACTGGGATAAATGATAGGAAATCGTTGCCTGGGTCATGTCAAATTCTCTGGCAATCTCCCCCGCAGACTTCTTTCCGTCCTTCAGCATTATCAGTATCTGCCGTCGAACCGGGTCTGAAAGCGCTTTAAACGTTTCTGCAAATCCCAAATTATCATCTCCTTTGCGATTCTATTTAGAAATATTTCTAAATAGATATTATCACCACTTCCCCAAAAAAGCAACACCTATTTAGATTTTTTTCTAAATAGGTGTTGCTTTTAAAATTTTCTCTGCACAATCCTTATATCCATACGATAATCCAACTCATTTCTTAAACTTAGCTTCTAATTGTAAAAGTGCTTCTTTCATCGCAAGTCCCCCTGCGTATCCGGTTAATCTTCCGTCTGCCCCGATTACCCTGTGACAGGGAACAACAATACCAATGGGATTGCAGTGATTTGCCATTCCTACTGCTCTGCAGGCTTTGGGATTTCCGATTTTTTCTGCGATTTCTTTATAAGTACAGGTTTCTCCATAAGGAATTTCCCGCAATGCCTGCCATACCTTTTTTTGAAATTCTGTTCCCCGCATATCCAGCGGAATGGTAAATTCCTTTCGTTTTCCAGCAAAGTATTGATCCATTTCTCTTTTTATCTGTCTGATAAGTGCATTCTCCTCAAAGATTTCCGAACTCTCTTGCTCT
This region includes:
- the gmk gene encoding guanylate kinase encodes the protein MADKGILVVVSGFSGAGKGTLMKRLLEKYDNYALSISATTRAPRPGEEHGREYFFHTKQEFEELILQDALIEYAQYVENYYGTPKAYVEKQLNAGKDVILEIEIQGALKVKEKLPETLLLFVTPPSAEELKRRLVNRGTESMDVIESRLARAAEEAKGMPKYDYILINDEIETCVDTMHKIIQSQHDTVKNRESFIEKITEEIAVFKKGEEV
- a CDS encoding DUF370 domain-containing protein; translation: MAKLLNIGFGNVVNMDKIVAVVSPDAAPIKRLVQAAKESGRSVDATQGRKTKAVLITDGDMLVLSALQPETIAKRFGTFSENETKGEYDG
- a CDS encoding YicC/YloC family endoribonuclease gives rise to the protein MIKSMTGFGRAELLDEEKKITVEMKSVNHRYLDINMRMPKKFSVFEASIRSLLKEYIQRGKVDLFITCEDYTQGKMAVKYNQELAAQYMECLRRISEDFRLDDEVDAAALSRYPEVLTMEEQESDEKELWGALEAVLRKAAEQFVETRTREGAHLKQDILQKLADMDKKVTQVEVRYPEIIREYREKLETKVKELLADTQIEESRIAAEVVLFADKICTDEETVRLKSHIVHMGQVLSEEDGIGRKLDFIAQEMNREANTILSKANDLETSNLAIDLKTEIEKIREQIQNIE
- a CDS encoding Rqc2 family fibronectin-binding protein, whose product is MAFDGITIAGMVKEFKETIVGGKINKIAQPEPDELLLTIKNNKTQYRLLLSASASLPLIYFTDKNKTSPLTAPNFCMLLRKHVGSGKITAVTQPDMERSIEFRIEHLNELGDLCFKTLVVEIMGKHSNIIFLNEDRMILDSIKHVSCNVSSVREVLPGRDYFLPKTQEKANPLNLSKDTFYDMVYTKPMAVSKGIYTSLTGISPCIAEEICFRASVDGSLSPQALNDAAKEHLFHTFIRVMEDVKNGDFQPNIVYNAKGEPLEYAAIPLTKYTQAEKKDFPSMSAVLEQYYAQKDQITRIRQKSSDLRRIVQTALERNRKKYDLQTKQMKDTEKMDKYKVYGELINTYGYNLESGCKSFQALNYYTNEEITIPLDSTITPQENAKKYFDRYNKLKRTAQALEEQLKETYDEILHLESVSTALDIALTESDLSQIKEELTECGYIKKHYTKKKKALEKSKPLHYISSDGYHIYVGKNNYQNEELTFKFATGNDWWFHAKKMAGSHVIVKSNNEELPDRTFEEAGRLAAYYSSGRTAPKVEIDYIQKKHVKKPNGSKPGFVVYYTNYSLMIEPDISGIRLAEEL
- a CDS encoding SdpI family protein, whose protein sequence is MKKNSKEMLLSTILCLLPIVFGIAVYNKLPQEIPTKWYADGTTGQYMSKAVTVFALPMGMAVVNMLVHFCMNTDPKRKNIEGVLRTIGKWFSPVLSILLVPCSLLWGLGYEIPIERIVPILIGLLFLIIGNYLPRCRRNYTQGIKTPWTLNSDENWRKTHHLAGYLWIFGGLLMMLLAFAPEIMVKVGVVLLLVLTAGIPFVYSYTLYRKGI
- a CDS encoding autorepressor SdpR family transcription factor; the encoded protein is MGFAETFKALSDPVRRQILIMLKDGKKSAGEIAREFDMTQATISYHLSQLKKAGLILESKYKNYVFYEINVTVFEEVMLWFSQFGGKEHEEKQ
- a CDS encoding methylated-DNA--[protein]-cysteine S-methyltransferase, with protein sequence MNEQIYHAIYKSPVGDLQILCTEEALLSLGVQGEQESSEIFEENALIRQIKREMDQYFAGKRKEFTIPLDMRGTEFQKKVWQALREIPYGETCTYKEIAEKIGNPKACRAVGMANHCNPIGIVVPCHRVIGADGRLTGYAGGLAMKEALLQLEAKFKK